The genome window CACTCCTCTGAATGGAAAGCCTATCCGGATTATGTATTCCAACCGTGACCCCAGTCTTCGTAAAAGTGGTGCAGGGAATATATTCATCAAGGTAATAGAAGTTGTCAGTCATGTGGATTCTTTTGCtgctttgttttaaaaaatctgTTCTTAATGTATCTCTTATGGTTTGTGTTGTGTTTGTTCTCCGTGAATATGGCAGAATTTAGACAAGGGAATCGACCAAAAAGCTTTGCATGATACGTTTTCTGCATTTGGAAACATTCTCTCTTGCAAGCTAGCCACAGATTCTTCCGGCCAATCAAAAGGTTACGGGTTTGTACAATTTGACAACGAAGAATCTGCCCAAAAAGCAATTGAGAAGTTGAATGGTATGCTATTGAATGATAAGCAAGTCTATGTGGGCCCTTTTGTTCGCAAGCAAGAAAGAGATACTTCTACTAGCAAgacaaaatttaacaatgtcTACGTAAAGAATCTCTCGGAATCAACTACCGATGAAGACTTGAATCAAACTTTTGGTGAATTTGGTCCGATCACTAGTGCTGTGGTAATGAGGGATGCTGATGGGAAATCCAAGGGCTTTGGGTTTATCAACTTCGAGAACGCAGATGACGCTGCTAGAGCCGTTGAGTCCCTCAATGGAAAGAAATTTGACGATAAGGAGTGGTTTGTCGGGAAAGctcaaaaaaaatctgaaaggGAGGCTGAACTGAAACATCGATTTGAGCAGACAATGAAAGAGGCAGCAGATAAATTTCAAGGAGCGAACTTGTATGTCAAGAATTTGGATGATAGCATAAGTGACGAAAAGCTTAAAGAGCTATTCTCTCAATATGGTACCATAACATCATGCAAGGTGCGTTACCTTATTCTCTAGAATAGCTAAGTTCAATGAATTTTGGTACTGAGTTGGCTGATCCTGTCATTAAATGTTACAGGTTATGCGGGACCCTAGTGGAATAAGTAAAGGATCAGGGTTTGTTGCGTTTTCGACCCCAGAAGAAGCTTCTAGAGCTGTAAGTTGTTAAAGGTATACGTATTCCCATGACCTTATCATGTATCATAATCTTTCTCTTGGTATAACAGCTTGCAGAGATGAATGGCAAAATGGTTATCAACAAACCTCTCTATGTTGCACAAGCTCAAAGGAAGGAAGATAGGAGAGCCAGGTTGCAGGTGTGTTCTCTTGATATTTTCCGTATCTTGACCAAATTTTAGCAGCACAGAAGGAtggttttgtttctttaatatgCTAAAGTACGTGCTGCACTTTTAACAGGCTCAGTTTTCTCAAATGCGACCACTTACAATGGCATCTTCTGTTGCACCACGAATGCCGATGTACCCACCTGGTGGTCCAGGTCTTGGACAGCAAATATTCTATGGTCAAGCACCTCCGATTTTCCCCCCTCAGGTACCTATTGATATAAGTATTTTATAGTCCTATGGgctatatttttgaaattcatGGTTTTATTTATGGCTTTTTCTTCTGTTAGCCTGGATTTGGATATCAGCAGCAGCTTGTTCCGGGTATGAGGCCTGGCGGTGCTCCAATGCCAAATTTCTTCGTACCAATGGTTCAGCAAGGTCAACAGGGTCAGCGTCCTGGTGGGAGAAGGGCTGGAGCTGTTCAGCAAAATCAGCAACCAGTTCCATTAATGCAGCAGCAGGTTTGTTTATGACTTCTCAGATTTTGTAAAGCTCTAATACATAAGTTCATATCTTTAAAAAACTCCATCTGATTACTTCACTAAAAATGTCAGATGCTACCCCGAGGGCGGGTCTATCGCTATCCAGTGGGGCGTGGTCTACCTGAAGTTTCGATGCCTAATGTTCCAGGAGGCATGCTTTCTGTTCCATATGATATGGGCAGCATGCCAATGCGTGATGCACCACTTTCTCAACCAATTCCAATTGGAGCTTTGGCCTCGGCTCTTGCAAATGCTACTCCAGAACAGCAAAGAACGGTACGTTGCATAATACTAGTCCCTTTCAGTCATTTGTTAAAAGGGTTAACTTGCAAACACCATGCTCAATGATATTACTTAGAAGTATCCTAGTTAAATGAAATGTTCAcatatggttaaattttagatGCTGGGGGAGAATCTCTATCCACTTGTCGAGCAGCTGGAACCCGATGCAGCAGCCAAAGTAACAGGGATGCTTCTGGAGATGGACCAGACGGAGGTTTTACACTTGCTCGAGTCACCAGAAGCTCTAAAAGCCAAAGTTGCAGAAGCAATGGAAGTTCTGAGGACTGTAGCACAGCAACAGCAGCAAGCTGGTGGAGCTGCTGATCAGCTGGCTTCATTGTCTTTAAATGACAACCTTGTTTCATGAGTTGGTAGTAGTGTTGGCCTTTAATGTGCTAAAAATGAGTTGGCTTGGTTAGAAGGATTATTGATTCAGTACTGTTTTGGAACTTGAAAAATACTGTCACTGTTATGGGGTTATAGTTGTGACTGAACTTGGTTTTTCACTgttcatttttatcttttttggatttggaatttttattgtGTGCCTTTTGGGTGAAAATTTTTGCAGATTCATTGGCTTTTTTGAGATTgtgattaattttgtttttttatttttatttttatattgctTTTCAAGTTTTATGAGCTGATTCTGATTTTAGTTCTACTTGTTGAAAAGTGTTGGGGTTTAATTTCATGTTCCAAAAAGAGTTGAAATATCCATTTTAAACTatgttaaaaagtaaaattaatttaaattataatttatgaaatgttaaaattacatatcttaattttgcaaattcaaatatattttaatttatatgtcataattttagaatttctttttaggttagaattaacttgggaaatatattttaatttatatatcataattttagaatttcttttGTAGGTTAGAATTAACTTGGGGTTTcacctaaattagaaaaattaattgcAAAATGGGGTATTTAAGAGAAGAGTATGTTTTTACGTCAACGTGTCAAGAGCActagttataaaaataattattaaataataaattaaataaaaattatgttaatgcAAAATGTGTGGcaccttttagttttttttttttataatttggggtgaagttaaaataaaaattaattttaattttcataaaatagaagaataaaatttaaaattatacctTAATCACCCCaaactaaaaggaaaaaattaaaagtgggAAGGAGAAAAGTTGTGCACTTGACATTTTGgttttatcctttttttcttaattaaaataatatttttaatttattttattaaaatattaattttataattgatgcCACTTTGATAAATTGATGGcatttaattttactataaaaacatcattttcataaataatctATAATATGCTCCATTTTGTAATATCTAATAAAACCCATTAATTTGGGATTACCATCaatatttcttttgttaaaataatcatatctatattttctttaataaaatttatcatcaaCACATCCACATACTCAtatcaacatatcaaatataGACAATATCAATagttaaattaagattttaaattagaaaaaaaggaaaaaataaatttgaacttACGTAGAGAATATATTAAACGTTAATTTTTACCTAAGTTAAATGCAAAGTGTtgattgagttaaatttaaatattttaatattcaactCGATTAAGTTTAcagaaaatttaatattgaaaaaagTACTAATGAACTCttttatgaaataattgaaTCTAATAATTGGAGATAAGATATTAACTAAATTTGCAATTGAgttgtaaataaataacaatttgtTTGATTTCTAAATTGCTGAAAATTTGAAGAGGAACCCTAACAGCCGTGTTTACTATGCACAAGATTAAGAAGCCAATTATACTGTTTTTAACACCATTCTTGGCCAAATACTACCCAGCATTGTGAAATATCAGCTTGTCAAATTATATTTGAACAATGCATTCATACAagctttccaaaaaaaaaaaaaaacccttccTAATGTGTTTCGTTagcatcatttttaattaacatGCCTCAATCTCAACCCGACATCAGCATCACGGTCGAGCTGCCGGATTATTCCAGTGCCCCTCATATTAGAAACCAGTGGTGCTTCAGAGGGAGTCCCTGCTTCACTTTTCTTCTCTTGCATGTCTTCACCGAAGTTATGAAGTCGACGACCGATAAGGTATCTGTCGTCCCTAATGGAGTTGTGGAGGTTGGTGAACCAGACATGGAATCTCTTTGCACAAAAGCACAACAAGCTGAAGCCAAGGCATCCTAGCCATGCAAATCGGTAGACTGCTGAGTTAACCACTAATGGGTAGCCGAGTACAGGAAACACCCCTCGGGCTAATACGTAAGGTAAACACAATGCTGTTAGCAGCTTCATTATGATGGGAAACACAATCTCCCGCAATACCCAGAGGCCCTGAAGCCTAGAGAAACCATCTTCTCTCACCCTTTCGAACTTTATTCGCCAGCTTTCATCTACCAATGGCATCATATGATCCAGCATAACCTGTGATATAAGATATCAACTTTTGACTGTCATGGAATAATATCCTCCTATGTCTATCACGAAAATCTAAGACATGTCGgaacaatttcttttttctattgtacataataaattttggtataacACTTACCAGTCTAGTCCATATCTTCAGAAAAATGAGACCTAATGCCCAATCCTGATAAAGAAGGAAAACTGGACTCTCATCCACAGGCACCCGCATGGGCACAATCACCAAAAGCTCAAAAAGCAGACCGATAAGAACAGGTATGACGAAAATCTGGACATTATAGTGCCAATGAAGATTTCTTAGTTAGGATATTGGGAACAACAAAACAAGTAGAAAACCAGATTATGCCAGATCACATACCCATATTGATAAGAGCACTGAGCTCTTGATGACAATGGCACTCCACTTCCAGATTTGGCTCAACAGAACTGCAGCCCTCTTTGTTCTTATGTGCTCAATGGTGTATCTAGCCCCAGCCATGGCTGTCCAAATGAAATAGCTTCCAATGACGAAAGCATAAAGGTCTACAATGAAGAAAAAAACCCATTTAGCACCAAATTATAAAGGAGACATTATAAGGGGGAAAAAGTGAAACTACATTACCATTGCACTTAATGCCATGAGTTATTGGGAGAAGAGGAATTGCATTGAATAGCGCGCGTCCAAGTGATATCGGTACTACTATTAAGGCAGAGTTAAATATAAGCAGGGTCATCCAAGCAATGACCAGCAACAGCACAATGCGAAGAACAAAGCTGTACCTGCTAAAGaatacatcaataaaatttacaaagcTAATTAGAAACAAAGACAAAAAGGAACAAAGCAGAAATTATGATATCAATATGTGTGTGTATAAATAACTGGCGAAGTGATATAGCTGCCAACATTGCACATTGACAGGCACAGAATATCCAGTCCTTAATTGCAGGATTTAGAAATTAACAACTAACTacttgagaaaatttatttggatGAATCGGATATAAAAGAATAACTTGAATACTCATCCCAGAAAATGGTAAAAATTCATATCATTCTAATAcatcaaaaagaaaagggagTTAAAATGTCCAGCAAATAAATCTAAAGCCTACACACTATCCGACGTCAATAATAACATTCCTGTAATGCATAgtcaatgattttttttaaatgtttagaGTTTAAGTAAAGCCTACACATTCTAGTAATGAATGTACAATCTTAGAGCAGAGGTGCATGGAAATATACCGTCAAACAAAATGAAGACAGACTAAATACTGAGTGCAATTAAAGCAGACACATCAAATAATATTGTCAATCAAAAGCACCATATAACTTACTCTGAATCAGTTTGTTCATCCTCATCAAACTCCTCCGCAACACTAGAGTTCCCTGATGCCATGAGGCCTCTATTTGGATCATCATCAGCAGCAAATGCAACCATGGGCTGTTCCTGTCCACCTAGTTGCACAACCTGCAGTCTATCCTGTTGTCCTGGTTCCACATTAACATTGTCTTGGCCACCATTCTCCTCAGGGCTGGGAAGTAAAAAGTCTGTTAAGCCTAATGCCCAGCCAACTGCAGTGAACCAATAGCGCAAAAGAGACTTGATTGTTGCCCTCAATTTAAAATGCTCAACAGCAAAAGGAATGCATATTTGAAAGAGAAGCATGTCAGCTGGAATCTCGGTAAATGGATCAGATACCCTGCAACAAACAAGTCATTTAAATGGAAGCTAACAAGAAGTATACATGAGTGCAGAAATGAGAAAAGGTATGAGCAAATCTTACGATATATCAAGTGGGAAAATAGAGGGCACCATCCTCATAGCAAGCTTGACAGGCAAAAATACCAGCATCACAATCAAACTCCCATAAACAGCAACAGATAACAAGACCCTCCGAGCATGCTTGTGTACAGGATCATCGATTAAATCACGGAAAGGGTTGTAGTTTGGATCGGCTGGATCTCGCAGGAAGTACAGAACTCCATTTCGTAATACCTGCCCTTAacaaaaatgatattataagaCTCATGCTACAATATGGTAACAgcttccaaataaaataaatcatactaTGGAAAAGAGGATTACCCCTCGAAGAAGGCTGACAAAGATGCTTATTTGTAGCATGTACACAATTCCTACAACCCAATGTATCAATGAGCTTGCTAAAGGTGAAACCGAGAAGAACTGAACTCTTTGAGACATTGATTTCCCAAACATTCTTATAGTACATACATCTAGCCACCATCCACACATCAAAGGGAACACCCCAAGCTCAATTACAAGCAGGAAAGCAACTTTAATCATTGTCATCAGATGCCTCATTGCTGCCAAGAACTGCCTGAAGAGGGATGGCATTGTCTCGGCTATTGAAGCAATTCCATAGAATCTCCCCATTGACAAAGGCTCGCCCCTAGTGTACCTAATCAAAGTGACAATACCCAGGTAGAAGAAGACTAAAGAGAATATAAACATGTAGCCAATAGCAAGAGTTGTAACATCAGAGAGTCTTGATGCTCCAATGGTTACTCCTTTCAAAAGATCTGCTGAAAATGGTGCACTTGTGTTGCTTGAAACTTCAGCGATTGCAGTAGAGTTTGCTTTCAACATTTCTGCAACCTGGCCACGCATGCCATTTTCTTGGCCTTCAGATGTTAAATTCGTAACAGCAGTTAATGCATTCTTCAATGTGATGTTTGCTAAGGAAAGGGCAGTATCTGTCAGTGGCATGACTACTGACAGCACCGGACCACTTGCAGAAGAGAAAAGCCAAGATACATAATACAGAATGATCCGGCCTATAGAGAAAGGCACAAAAATTACAACACCAAGGAATATCATATTGCTTGCTAGAACCTGCGGGAATGGATCATCAAGTCATCAAAGAATATCGTGCTAACCAgggaaaaaggctaaaaatTAAACATTGCATTAGCATCATGGAGATTGAGAGTTCCTAGCTGACATCATGCAATTCAAATTAGTACCATATAAAGGAACACAATTATAAGATTATATTTAGAGCCAGGGTAATGcataaaaccataaaatcaTAGAATGCCATCTATTGTCAGTATTTTGGAAGTGGGTACATTTAAAGGAATAGTAATAGACGCATGAATTGCACTCTTAGAGACAGCAGAATATTCAGGATGAAGTTTCCTCCATTAAGAATATAACAATGCAAACAATCATCAGGCATCCAACCAAGAAAACAGCGGAAAACCGgtcattttgatcactcaatGAAGTCctaagctataagtcttatcaaatttcaatttacacTAAACCTATGCCACTTGACACAATATCACTCAAATCATCCTTTGTTTAGATCGATGATAAGTGATAAGCTAGTCTCAGTGCCTAAAGGTTCCCAAGAAAAATCCCAAAGAAGAAGTCAAGTCAAGCATTAATAAGAAAATGTCAATTAGAACTTAAGAACCAAAGAGACTTACAGTAAATGCATTCTCAACCAAATGGAAAACAGGACCCTGCATGCCGACAAGCTCATCAAAAGGTACATCCTCAGCACCATCAGCATCATCCAGGCCATCAAACATCTGTTCAACATGAGCTTCAAGACGAGCTGCCTGCATTTCCCAACGTGCAGCCACATTTTCAGCATTCCTTCTGATCATTTGACCGGCTCCACCAATAGCTTGTGCTCCACCAGCATCTTCACCATTTCCATCACCAGCTAAATTCCTATT of Gossypium raimondii isolate GPD5lz chromosome 3, ASM2569854v1, whole genome shotgun sequence contains these proteins:
- the LOC105795236 gene encoding probable E3 ubiquitin ligase SUD1 isoform X1 → MEIAPAAPPLPHPPGGDSAASSTVAVIADNIHPLPSTSSASSEMEEKATSSSMSFGAAAEAKYGADMEEEEEEEDVCRICRNPGDAENPLRYPCACSGSIKYVHQECLLQWLNHSNARQCEVCKHAFSFSPVYAENAPARLPFQEFVVGMAMKACHVLQFFLRLSFVLSVWLLIIPFITFWIWRLAFVRSFGEAQRLFLSHISTTVILTDCLHGFLLSASIVFIFLGATSLRDYFRHLQELGGDVEREEEVDRNGARAARRPPGQANRNLAGDGNGEDAGGAQAIGGAGQMIRRNAENVAARWEMQAARLEAHVEQMFDGLDDADGAEDVPFDELVGMQGPVFHLVENAFTVLASNMIFLGVVIFVPFSIGRIILYYVSWLFSSASGPVLSVVMPLTDTALSLANITLKNALTAVTNLTSEGQENGMRGQVAEMLKANSTAIAEVSSNTSAPFSADLLKGVTIGASRLSDVTTLAIGYMFIFSLVFFYLGIVTLIRYTRGEPLSMGRFYGIASIAETMPSLFRQFLAAMRHLMTMIKVAFLLVIELGVFPLMCGWWLDVCTIRMFGKSMSQRVQFFSVSPLASSLIHWVVGIVYMLQISIFVSLLRGVLRNGVLYFLRDPADPNYNPFRDLIDDPVHKHARRVLLSVAVYGSLIVMLVFLPVKLAMRMVPSIFPLDISVSDPFTEIPADMLLFQICIPFAVEHFKLRATIKSLLRYWFTAVGWALGLTDFLLPSPEENGGQDNVNVEPGQQDRLQVVQLGGQEQPMVAFAADDDPNRGLMASGNSSVAEEFDEDEQTDSDRYSFVLRIVLLLVIAWMTLLIFNSALIVVPISLGRALFNAIPLLPITHGIKCNDLYAFVIGSYFIWTAMAGARYTIEHIRTKRAAVLLSQIWKWSAIVIKSSVLLSIWIFVIPVLIGLLFELLVIVPMRVPVDESPVFLLYQDWALGLIFLKIWTRLVMLDHMMPLVDESWRIKFERVREDGFSRLQGLWVLREIVFPIIMKLLTALCLPYVLARGVFPVLGYPLVVNSAVYRFAWLGCLGFSLLCFCAKRFHVWFTNLHNSIRDDRYLIGRRLHNFGEDMQEKKSEAGTPSEAPLVSNMRGTGIIRQLDRDADVGLRLRHVN
- the LOC105795236 gene encoding probable E3 ubiquitin ligase SUD1 isoform X2, which translates into the protein MEIAPAAPPLPHPPGGDSAASSTVAVIADNIHPLPSTSSASSEMEEKATSSSMSFGAAAEAKYGADMEEEEEEEDVCRICRNPGDAENPLRYPCACSGSIKYVHQECLLQWLNHSNARQCEVCKHAFSFSPVYAENAPARLPFQEFVVGMAMKACHVLQFFLRLSFVLSVWLLIIPFITFWIWRLAFVRSFGEAQRLFLSHISTTVILTDCLHGFLLSASIVFIFLGATSLRDYFRHLQELGGDVEREEEVDRNGARAARRPPGQANRNLAGDGNGEDAGGAQAIGGAGQMIRRNAENVAARWEMQAARLEAHVEQMFDGLDDADGAEDVPFDELVGMQGPVFHLVENAFTVLASNMIFLGVVIFVPFSIGRIILYYVSWLFSSASGPVLSVVMPLTDTALSLANITLKNALTAVTNLTSEGQENGMRGQVAEMLKANSTAIAEVSSNTSAPFSADLLKGVTIGASRLSDVTTLAIGYMFIFSLVFFYLGIVTLIRYTRGEPLSMGRFYGIASIAETMPSLFRQFLAAMRHLMTMIKVAFLLVIELGVFPLMCGWWLDVCTIRMFGKSMSQRVQFFSVSPLASSLIHWVVGIVYMLQISIFVSLLRGVLRNGVLYFLRDPADPNYNPFRDLIDDPVHKHARRVLLSVAVYGSLIVMLVFLPVKLAMRMVPSIFPLDISVSDPFTEIPADMLLFQICIPFAVEHFKLRATIKSLLRYWFTAVGWALGLTDFLLPSPEENGGQDNVNVEPGQQDRLQVVQLGGQEQPMVAFAADDDPNRGLMASGNSSVAEEFDEDEQTDSEYSFVLRIVLLLVIAWMTLLIFNSALIVVPISLGRALFNAIPLLPITHGIKCNDLYAFVIGSYFIWTAMAGARYTIEHIRTKRAAVLLSQIWKWSAIVIKSSVLLSIWIFVIPVLIGLLFELLVIVPMRVPVDESPVFLLYQDWALGLIFLKIWTRLVMLDHMMPLVDESWRIKFERVREDGFSRLQGLWVLREIVFPIIMKLLTALCLPYVLARGVFPVLGYPLVVNSAVYRFAWLGCLGFSLLCFCAKRFHVWFTNLHNSIRDDRYLIGRRLHNFGEDMQEKKSEAGTPSEAPLVSNMRGTGIIRQLDRDADVGLRLRHVN
- the LOC105795234 gene encoding polyadenylate-binding protein 8, whose protein sequence is MAHVQVQGQSGGVNNGSGGANNQFVTSLYVGDLDPSVTETQLYEYFNHIGQLLTVRLCTDLSTRRSLGYGYVNYGNPQDAARALELLNFTPLNGKPIRIMYSNRDPSLRKSGAGNIFIKNLDKGIDQKALHDTFSAFGNILSCKLATDSSGQSKGYGFVQFDNEESAQKAIEKLNGMLLNDKQVYVGPFVRKQERDTSTSKTKFNNVYVKNLSESTTDEDLNQTFGEFGPITSAVVMRDADGKSKGFGFINFENADDAARAVESLNGKKFDDKEWFVGKAQKKSEREAELKHRFEQTMKEAADKFQGANLYVKNLDDSISDEKLKELFSQYGTITSCKVMRDPSGISKGSGFVAFSTPEEASRALAEMNGKMVINKPLYVAQAQRKEDRRARLQAQFSQMRPLTMASSVAPRMPMYPPGGPGLGQQIFYGQAPPIFPPQPGFGYQQQLVPGMRPGGAPMPNFFVPMVQQGQQGQRPGGRRAGAVQQNQQPVPLMQQQMLPRGRVYRYPVGRGLPEVSMPNVPGGMLSVPYDMGSMPMRDAPLSQPIPIGALASALANATPEQQRTMLGENLYPLVEQLEPDAAAKVTGMLLEMDQTEVLHLLESPEALKAKVAEAMEVLRTVAQQQQQAGGAADQLASLSLNDNLVS